The segment CGAGACCTGAGCCGTCGGTCCCCGGACAGGGCGGATCGGAGCGAGGCAGAGTAAAGACAGGGCAATACGGGGTAAGGCGGGACAAGCGGGCTCAGGCGCTGGTCTCCGTGCGGTTCTTGCCGAGCTCTTTAGCGCGGTAGAGGGCGAGGTCGGCCCGTTTTGAGAGCGTGGTCCCGCTATCGTTGTGGCGATAAGAGGAGACCCCAAAGCTCGCCGAAATCCACCATCCGGTGGCCGACTCGTGCTCCTCGATGGTGATCCGGAGCCTATCGGCCAGCAGGTAGGCGGGCTCGAGGCCGGTGTCCGGCACGAGGACGGCGAACTCCTCGCCTCCCCAGCGCGCGAAGCTGTCGTTTTCTCTGAGGTGTGGCTGGACCTTGCGGGCGACGTTTATCAGGGCCTCGTCGCCGGAGTCGTGACCGTAGGTGTCATTGAGGATCTTGAAGTCGTCCAGGTCGAAGACGATCAGGGACAGAGCCCCGCCCGTGCGCGCGGCCCGCTCCACCTCCCGGCTCAGTATCGGCTCCAGGCCCCGGCGGTTTAATATCCCCGTGAGCGGGTCGGTGTCGGCCAGGCGCTTGAGGCGCTCTGCGTCGAGCTCCGTGCGGCGCAGGTCGTCTTTCATACTGGTCAAGAAATAGAGCACCGTAATGATAGAGACTCCAGAGACGTAGGTCAGGCCCAGCGTGTTCACTCCCTCCAGAGGGGTTCTCTCACCGGCGGGTAGAAAGAAAACGGGTAAGGAAAGCAGGACGGAGAGCGCGTACAGAATTCCCGCGCGGACCAGCGCCCCGAATCTCTCGTGGGCCAGAAAGACGAAGATGTAGATAAAAGGAAACCACAGGTAGAGGCTGAACAGCGAGACGTCCGTGAGCCCCGGCTGCGGCTCCAAGTACAGAGCATAGGCGAGGACCGCGAGCAACACGGCCCCTATGCTTATATACACCGCCTCCTCGACGATGCGCACCGGCAGCCTGCCGGAGAGTAACGTCCAGATAGAGACGGCCGAGACTAACAAGACGGAGACGAACGCGGCCCGGGTAAAGGGCGAAATGCTGCCCGCCAGCTCGTTTGCAAGCCAGGCAAGGCAGGAGCCTGTAAAACCCACGGTCAGGATCACCGCGTAGGTGCGGCGCTTGAAACCGGCTAGGGAATCCACTACCTCCCCCGTAGCACTCTGCCCCGTTCCCGGCACGATGGTAGACACGGTACAAGAATAACCCCTGGCCGCCTCCGGCTCTACGTCCGCCGCATAAGCTACGTAACCTTACGCGCTACGGGCGCTCACAGAGAGGTAGTCCGGGTGGGCCAGCGCGGGCGTGTAGAGGGCTGCGGCCCCGATCATGGCCGCGTTGTCGGTGCACAGCGCGGACGGCGGGACCACGAGCCCGAGGCTCCGGCGCTCGCACTCCTCACCGAGCCTGCGCCGCAGCCGGGCGTTGGCGGCCACGCCCCCGGCCACGACCAGCGAGCGCGCCTCCCGCAGCTCGGCAGCCCGCACCATCTTTCGGACCAGCGCCTCGACCACCGCCGACTCGTAGCTCGCCGCGAGATCCGGCAACTCCGCGGCCACCGCCTCCGCGTAGAGCCCCTTGAGCCGGTACAAAAGGCTCGTCTTCAGGCCGGAGAAAGAGAAGTTCAGGTCGTCGCGGCCCTTGAGCGCGACCGGGAAATCGTATGCGGCCGGGTCCCCCTCCCTCCCGGCCTCCGACAGCGCGGGGCCGCCCGGGAACCCGAGCCCGAGCATGCGGGCTCCCTTGTCCAGCGCCTCGCCGGCCGCGTCGTCCAGCGTCGCGCCGAGCCCTTCCATGCCACGGCGCTCGTCCACGGCGTAGAGGGCGGTGTGCCCGCCCGAGGCTATACCGGCGACGAAAGGAGGCTCGAGGTCCGGCTCGGTAAGATAGGCGGCGGCGACGTGCCCTTCGAGGTGATCCACGGCCACCAGCGGCAAGCCCCGCGAGTAGGCGAGCCCCTTGGCGGCAGAGACGCCGACGAGCAGGGCCCCGATCAGACCCGGATTCGTCGTGACCGCGACCTTCTCCACCTCCTCCAGCCCGACGCCCGCCTCGGATAGCGCCCGCTCCACGACACCATCCAGACGTTCGAGGTGGGCCCGCGAAGCGACCTCCGGCACCACGCCGCCGTAACGGCCGTGCTCGGTCTGGGTGTGGACCACGTTCGAGAGCGCGCGGGCGCCGGAACCGAGCGGCTCGACCACGGCGGCGCAGGTATCGTCGCAGGATGTCTCGATGGCGAGGATCACGACTCATATTGTAGCTGTCTGTAGCGGGCTATAGCGGTTACTCCACGTATCGGGCGCGCCGGTATACTCCCGTTATGCGCGCATTCTCGCTGTTGTTCGCTTTTATCTCGCTCGTGTTGCTGGTGCAGCTCGTGGCGTACCTGATCATAGGTCCGGTGCAGACGGTCTTCGTGGTGGCGCTGCTGGTGGGATTCGCGGCGTGTGCGGGGGCGGCTCTGTATCTGCTCAAGCCCTACGAGGACCGCGACGCACTGCAAAAACGCCGGGAGCTCTGGAGAGCACGCCGGGGTCTGGATGGGTCCGACGACGAGTCCGAAGAGCACCGGGAAGATGAGAGCCGGGAGAGGTAGAAAGTCTAGAAGGTCTAGAAAGGCTAGAGGGTGAGGCTCATGATCAGGGCGTCCTCGTCGCCGTAGTAGCGGGGGCGGCGTCCCACGGTCGAGAAGCCCAGGGAGTCGTACAGGGAGCGTGCGGAGGCGTTGCTCGGTCGGACTTCCAGATACACCGTCCGTGCTTCGGGGTGTTTGGAGATAGCCGAGGTTAGCAGACGCCGGGCGAGGCCCCTGCGGCGGCTCTCCGGACGCACGGCTATGTTCATGACGTGTAGCTCGTCCGCGGTGTGCTTGATGCCCACGTATCCCGAGATCCCGCCGCCCTCCGCAGTGTTCGCCGCGGCGACCAGATAATCGCTGAACGGGCTGTGTAGCTCCGCCTGCCAGATCGCCCGCGTCCAGGGGCGGGCGAGGCTTACGGAGTCTATCTCCCACACCTCGGGGAGGTCCTCCTCGCGCATCGGACGCAACTCCACCGGAGGTACCAGAGGCGCTTCGTCTCCCCTCTCTTTCATCCCTCGCTCCACGGGTTGCGTTCCCGACGGGCCTCTGCGTCGGGCTGGCGGACGTAGATCGGCACCAGTTCATCGGGCGTGACGGGTGTCAGGTCGCCGCCCCGCACCATCCCCGCCGCCGTGACCCGGTGCAGCGGGGAGCCGTCCGGCGGGATAAAGCCCAGATGACCGAGCCGCTCGCGGTAGCGTACCGCTCCGTCACCGGTCACGAGCGCCGCGGACATCTCCTCCGGCAGCGACTCCGGCTCGGCGCAGATAACTTCTCCCGCACCTCCACCGCCGTGGCGCCGGGCGAACACCTCGCCGCGCCGGGCGTCCACCACAGATAGCACGCTCCCACCCTCCCCGAGCACCGAAAGCGCGGGCTCTGCGAGCGCGGATAGCGTGTCCCCACCGGCGACCTCAAGGCCTCCCCCGAAAGCCAGCGAGCGGGCGGTGGCGGCGGAGATCCTGATCCCGGTAAAGGTTCCCGGCCCGAGACCGACGAGGATGCGCCCGATCTCCCCCACCCCGATGCCGCACAGTCCCAGCGTGGAGTGTATGGCCGGTAGCAGAGCCTCCGAAGATCCCCCCGATCCTCTACCGGCGACCGAGGTCTCGGCGAGTATCTCCCGCTCCTCCTGTACGTCGCCCCCGCGGTCCGCGCCGCTCACCCGCGCCACGGCGACCGTCGCCACCGACGTCGAGGTGTCGAAGGCGAGGACTAGCAACCGGCCTCCCTATCCTCCGTATTCTCTGCATCAGAGAGACGCCGGGCGGCGGGGCCGGAGATCTCGACCCGCCGCGTCGTGGCGGTCTCGTGCGAGAGCCGGACGACGGTCGGCTCCGCGAGCAGCGCGAGCGCGGGCTCGGCCCACTCCACGAACGCCACGGCGTCCGGACGGAGGTGCTCGTCCAGGTCGAGCGCGTCGTACGGGTCGAGGCCCTCCAGCCGGTACAGATCCAGATGCTCCAC is part of the Rubrobacter aplysinae genome and harbors:
- a CDS encoding GGDEF domain-containing protein, with product MDSLAGFKRRTYAVILTVGFTGSCLAWLANELAGSISPFTRAAFVSVLLVSAVSIWTLLSGRLPVRIVEEAVYISIGAVLLAVLAYALYLEPQPGLTDVSLFSLYLWFPFIYIFVFLAHERFGALVRAGILYALSVLLSLPVFFLPAGERTPLEGVNTLGLTYVSGVSIITVLYFLTSMKDDLRRTELDAERLKRLADTDPLTGILNRRGLEPILSREVERAARTGGALSLIVFDLDDFKILNDTYGHDSGDEALINVARKVQPHLRENDSFARWGGEEFAVLVPDTGLEPAYLLADRLRITIEEHESATGWWISASFGVSSYRHNDSGTTLSKRADLALYRAKELGKNRTETSA
- the tsaD gene encoding tRNA (adenosine(37)-N6)-threonylcarbamoyltransferase complex transferase subunit TsaD codes for the protein MILAIETSCDDTCAAVVEPLGSGARALSNVVHTQTEHGRYGGVVPEVASRAHLERLDGVVERALSEAGVGLEEVEKVAVTTNPGLIGALLVGVSAAKGLAYSRGLPLVAVDHLEGHVAAAYLTEPDLEPPFVAGIASGGHTALYAVDERRGMEGLGATLDDAAGEALDKGARMLGLGFPGGPALSEAGREGDPAAYDFPVALKGRDDLNFSFSGLKTSLLYRLKGLYAEAVAAELPDLAASYESAVVEALVRKMVRAAELREARSLVVAGGVAANARLRRRLGEECERRSLGLVVPPSALCTDNAAMIGAAALYTPALAHPDYLSVSARSA
- the rimI gene encoding ribosomal protein S18-alanine N-acetyltransferase yields the protein MKERGDEAPLVPPVELRPMREEDLPEVWEIDSVSLARPWTRAIWQAELHSPFSDYLVAAANTAEGGGISGYVGIKHTADELHVMNIAVRPESRRRGLARRLLTSAISKHPEARTVYLEVRPSNASARSLYDSLGFSTVGRRPRYYGDEDALIMSLTL
- the tsaB gene encoding tRNA (adenosine(37)-N6)-threonylcarbamoyltransferase complex dimerization subunit type 1 TsaB, with protein sequence MLVLAFDTSTSVATVAVARVSGADRGGDVQEEREILAETSVAGRGSGGSSEALLPAIHSTLGLCGIGVGEIGRILVGLGPGTFTGIRISAATARSLAFGGGLEVAGGDTLSALAEPALSVLGEGGSVLSVVDARRGEVFARRHGGGGAGEVICAEPESLPEEMSAALVTGDGAVRYRERLGHLGFIPPDGSPLHRVTAAGMVRGGDLTPVTPDELVPIYVRQPDAEARRERNPWSEG
- the tsaE gene encoding tRNA (adenosine(37)-N6)-threonylcarbamoyltransferase complex ATPase subunit type 1 TsaE; this translates as MGELPGPTILRQGVDEAALSRLARDLARVLAPGDAVVLSGEVGAGKTTFVRAAAHALGVEEEVTSPTYQLARAYRGGRGGRRLAVEHLDLYRLEGLDPYDALDLDEHLRPDAVAFVEWAEPALALLAEPTVVRLSHETATTRRVEISGPAARRLSDAENTEDREAGC